A single window of Nicotiana sylvestris chromosome 5, ASM39365v2, whole genome shotgun sequence DNA harbors:
- the LOC104248010 gene encoding uncharacterized protein isoform X2 produces MAQLNKGSEDNLVPCKIANVDAYNTIETLKLWGAITEQQFQDMFSKHSNISELDLERCYELKNIEIVSEKLKKLTLSKWRNLEQVKIQAPNLTEFVFEGHKMPFNLSHFVQKLNYSNGFILEILCEKSETIFLYEDPKETVVPPFDKVTILFRPVKHLESFINEFMKIYSKTQSILPITNSKLLQVLPTLIGCPDDAKTKRSYSQHRLKEVNMYTIENEMDALRGVKSAGWADFGLVKMD; encoded by the exons ATGGCACAGTTAAACAAGGGAAGTGAGGATAATCTTGTTCCTTGCAAAATTGCAAATGTGGATGCTTACAATACTATAGAAACACTCAAACTCTGGGGTGCGATCACAGAGCAACAGTTTCAAGACATGTTCTCTAAGCACTCAAACATTTCAGAATTGGATCTAGAAAGATGCTATGAGCTTAAAAATATAGAGATTGTGAGCGaaaaactcaagaagttgaccttATCGAAGTGGAGGAATTTGGAACAAGTCAAGATTCAAGCTCCAAATTTGACAGAATTTGTTTTTGAGGGTCACAAAATGCCCTTCAACCTTTCTCACTTTGTTCAAAAGCTCAACTACTCTAATGGTTTCATATTAGAAATACTTTGTGAGAAG AGTGAAACGATCTTTCTATATGAAGATCCAAAAGAAACTGTTGTTCCTCCATTTGATAAAGTCACGATACTATTTAGACCTGTGAAGCATCTTGAATCATTCATAAATGAGTTCATGAAAATTTATTCCAAGACACAGTCAATACTTCCAATTACAAATAGCAAACTACTCCAG GTGTTGCCTACCTTAATAGGATGCCCAGATGATGCCAAAACCAAGCGCTCCTACTCGCAGCATCGATTGAAAGAAGTCAATATGTACACAATTGAGAACGAAATGGACGCCCTTCG GGGTGTCAAATCGGCGGGTTGGGCCGATTTTGGGCTGGTCAAAATGGATTGA
- the LOC104248010 gene encoding uncharacterized protein isoform X1, with translation MAQLNKGSEDNLVPCKIANVDAYNTIETLKLWGAITEQQFQDMFSKHSNISELDLERCYELKNIEIVSEKLKKLTLSKWRNLEQVKIQAPNLTEFVFEGHKMPFNLSHFVQKLNYSNGFILEILCEKSETIFLYEDPKETVVPPFDKVTILFRPVKHLESFINEFMKIYSKTQSILPITNSKLLQVLPTLIGCPDDAKTKRSYSQHRLKEVNMYTIENEMDALRYSWLNYATLFDQLTTFMFKW, from the exons ATGGCACAGTTAAACAAGGGAAGTGAGGATAATCTTGTTCCTTGCAAAATTGCAAATGTGGATGCTTACAATACTATAGAAACACTCAAACTCTGGGGTGCGATCACAGAGCAACAGTTTCAAGACATGTTCTCTAAGCACTCAAACATTTCAGAATTGGATCTAGAAAGATGCTATGAGCTTAAAAATATAGAGATTGTGAGCGaaaaactcaagaagttgaccttATCGAAGTGGAGGAATTTGGAACAAGTCAAGATTCAAGCTCCAAATTTGACAGAATTTGTTTTTGAGGGTCACAAAATGCCCTTCAACCTTTCTCACTTTGTTCAAAAGCTCAACTACTCTAATGGTTTCATATTAGAAATACTTTGTGAGAAG AGTGAAACGATCTTTCTATATGAAGATCCAAAAGAAACTGTTGTTCCTCCATTTGATAAAGTCACGATACTATTTAGACCTGTGAAGCATCTTGAATCATTCATAAATGAGTTCATGAAAATTTATTCCAAGACACAGTCAATACTTCCAATTACAAATAGCAAACTACTCCAG GTGTTGCCTACCTTAATAGGATGCCCAGATGATGCCAAAACCAAGCGCTCCTACTCGCAGCATCGATTGAAAGAAGTCAATATGTACACAATTGAGAACGAAATGGACGCCCTTCGGTATAGTTGGTTAAATTACGCGACTCTGTTTGATCAACTGACTACTTTCATGTTCAAATGGTAA
- the LOC104248010 gene encoding uncharacterized protein isoform X3, translated as MAQLNKGSEDNLVPCKIANVDAYNTIETLKLWGAITEQQFQDMFSKHSNISELDLERCYELKNIEIVSEKLKKLTLSKWRNLEQVKIQAPNLTEFVFEGHKMPFNLSHFVQKLNYSNGFILEILCEKSETIFLYEDPKETVVPPFDKVTILFRPVKHLESFINEFMKIYSKTQSILPITNSKLLQVKVELVT; from the exons ATGGCACAGTTAAACAAGGGAAGTGAGGATAATCTTGTTCCTTGCAAAATTGCAAATGTGGATGCTTACAATACTATAGAAACACTCAAACTCTGGGGTGCGATCACAGAGCAACAGTTTCAAGACATGTTCTCTAAGCACTCAAACATTTCAGAATTGGATCTAGAAAGATGCTATGAGCTTAAAAATATAGAGATTGTGAGCGaaaaactcaagaagttgaccttATCGAAGTGGAGGAATTTGGAACAAGTCAAGATTCAAGCTCCAAATTTGACAGAATTTGTTTTTGAGGGTCACAAAATGCCCTTCAACCTTTCTCACTTTGTTCAAAAGCTCAACTACTCTAATGGTTTCATATTAGAAATACTTTGTGAGAAG AGTGAAACGATCTTTCTATATGAAGATCCAAAAGAAACTGTTGTTCCTCCATTTGATAAAGTCACGATACTATTTAGACCTGTGAAGCATCTTGAATCATTCATAAATGAGTTCATGAAAATTTATTCCAAGACACAGTCAATACTTCCAATTACAAATAGCAAACTACTCCAG GTAAAAGTGGAATTAGTGACCTAA
- the LOC104248007 gene encoding uncharacterized protein: protein MADLYWITFLVVLFCLFGTFDASAGDADPLYRDCFDQCKKTGCAGETCFPHCKIPLNGSSSDDNWYLKESLYLWLKQANCQSDCQYHCMLQREKDRATHGFGPVKYHGKWPFKRVFGLQEPVSVAFSALNLAMHFHGWLSFFMLICYKLRSKADEKTGYNYTCLWHIYAFLSMNSWLWSAVFHSRDMDFTEKLDYSSAVALLGFSLIISILRSFSVKNEAARVLVAAPLLAFTVTHILYLNNYQMDYGWNMKVCVVIAVSQLLIWAFWAGISRHPSRWKLWTVVGGGGLAMLLEIYDFPPYQGLVDAHALWHATTIPLTYIWWSFIKDDAKFGTSNLSKKVK from the exons ATGGCAGATCTTTATTGGATCACTTTCTTGGTAGTTCTATTTTGTCTTTTTGGAACATTTGATGCTAGTGCTGGAGATGCTGATCCTTTGTACAG GGATTGTTTTGACCAATGTAAAAAGACTGGATGTGCTGGAGAAACATGTTTCCCGCATTGCAAAATTCCTTTAAATGGTTCTTCTTCTGATGACAACTGGTACTTGAAAGAGTCTCTATACCTGTGGTTGAAACAAGCGAATTGCCAAAGTGATTGCCAGTATCACTGCATGCTTCAAAGAGAAAAAGACCGAGCCACTCATGGATTTGGGCCTGTGAAATATCATGGGAAATGGCCATTCAAACGAGTGTTTGGGCTTCAG GAGCCTGTGTCTGTTGCATTCTCCGCGCTTAACCTTGCAATGCATTTCCATGGATGGCTGTCCTTTTTCATGCTTATTTGCTACAAGTTACGATCAAAAGCTGATGAGAAGACCGGCTACAATTACACTTGTTTGTGGCACATTTACGCGTTCTTGTCTATGAACTCATGGCTATGGAGTGCTGTCTTCCACAGCCG AGACATGGATTTTACAGAAAAGCTGGACTACTCATCTGCTGTGGCATTACTTGGATTTTCACTGATTATATCAATACTAAGAAGTTTCAGTGTAAAGAATGAGGCTGCGAGAGTTCTGGTTGCGGCTCCACTGCTTGCCTTTACAGTCACTCATATACTGTACCTGAACAACTATCAAATGGATTATG GATGGAATATGAAAGTTTGTGTAGTGATAGCtgtttctcaacttctaatttggGCATTCTGGGCTGGAATTAGCCGTCATCCTTCCCGATGGAAGTTATGGACGGTGGTTGGGGGAGGTGGCCTCGCTATGCTCCTCGAGATCTATGACTTCCCTCCATATCAAGGACTAGTAGATGCCCATGCACTTTGGCACGCCACCACAATCCCTTTGACCTATATCTGGTGGAGTTTCATCAAGGATGACGCAAAATTTGGAACTTCAAACTTGAGTAAGAAAGTGAAGTAG
- the LOC104248006 gene encoding protein RSI-1 — protein MAKSGYNVSFLLLLSMFLILLTFTNMVEGYNNLQPRDCKPRCTYRCSATSHKKPCMFFCQKCCATCLCVPRGVYGHKQTCPCYNNWKTQEGKSKCP, from the exons ATGGCAAAAAGTGGATACAATGttagcttcttgttgcttctgtCAATGTTCTTGATATTGCTCACTTTCACCAATATGGTTGAg GGTTACAACAATCTCCAGCCTAGAG ATTGCAAGCCAAGATGCACATATCGATGCTCAGCAACATCACACAAGAAGCCATGTATGTTCTTTTGTCAAAAGTGTTGTGCTACTTGCTTGTGTGTGCCTCGTGGGGTTTATGGCCACAAACAAACATGCCCTTGCTACAACAATTGGAAGACTcaagaaggaaaatcaaaatgCCCTTAA